The following coding sequences lie in one Mesorhizobium sp. DCY119 genomic window:
- a CDS encoding 3-hydroxybutyrate dehydrogenase — protein sequence MAATRTAIVTGSTSGIGLAIAHALAAQGCNIVVNSFSDTADDHAIADKIARDHSVKTIYVQADMSKPAECRALVAKAAEKFGSVDILVNNAGIQHVAPVEEFPIDKWDAIIAINLSSAFHTIAAALPLMKKARYGRIVNIASAHGLVASPFKSAYVSAKHGIMGLTKTVALEVATDGITCNAICPGYVLTPLVEAQIPDQMKAHNMDRETVIRDVMLDKQPTKEFVTVEQIGATAAFLCSDAAAQINGTHISVDGGWTAE from the coding sequence ATGGCCGCCACAAGAACAGCAATCGTCACCGGTTCTACCTCCGGCATCGGCCTGGCGATCGCCCATGCGCTCGCCGCGCAGGGCTGCAACATCGTCGTCAATTCCTTTTCCGACACGGCTGACGATCACGCCATCGCGGACAAGATCGCCAGGGATCATTCGGTCAAGACGATCTATGTGCAGGCCGACATGTCGAAGCCGGCCGAATGCCGCGCGCTGGTTGCCAAGGCCGCCGAAAAATTCGGTTCGGTCGATATCCTGGTCAACAATGCCGGCATCCAGCATGTCGCGCCGGTCGAGGAATTCCCGATCGACAAATGGGATGCGATCATCGCCATCAACCTGTCGTCGGCCTTCCACACGATCGCGGCAGCCCTTCCGCTGATGAAGAAGGCCCGCTATGGCCGCATCGTCAACATCGCCTCGGCACACGGCCTCGTCGCCTCGCCGTTCAAGTCTGCCTATGTCTCGGCCAAGCACGGCATCATGGGCCTGACCAAGACCGTTGCGCTGGAAGTCGCCACCGACGGTATCACCTGCAACGCCATCTGCCCCGGCTATGTGCTGACGCCGTTGGTCGAAGCCCAGATTCCCGACCAGATGAAGGCGCATAACATGGACCGCGAAACGGTGATCCGCGACGTCATGCTCGACAAGCAGCCGACCAAGGAATTCGTCACCGTCGAGCAGATCGGCGCAACCGCTGCCTTCCTCTGCTCGGACGCCGCCGCCCAGATCAACGGCACGCATATCTCCGTCGACGGCGGCTGGACGGCGGAGTGA
- a CDS encoding helix-turn-helix domain-containing GNAT family N-acetyltransferase produces MLKILAPAEDQIEAVRIFNRFYTRQIGLLQEGLLRSNFSLTEARVLYELANREGLTASDLTRELGLDAGYLSRLLKKFETRRLLTRAPSTLDGRQTVLSLTVAGRAAFAPLNRASAEEVATLLGRLSVEDREKVVKAMQAVQRLLGGAEPKEPYILRPLQVGDIGWITHRQGVLYAQEYGFDGSYEALVAEILSTFVRDFDPQWERAWIAERDGEVVGSVFIVRKSETVAKLRLLYVDPSARGLGIGRRLVEECISFARSKGYKTMTLWTNDILLAARHIYQTAGFKLVEEDRHHSFGQDLVGQTWELEL; encoded by the coding sequence ATGCTCAAAATTCTCGCTCCTGCCGAAGACCAGATCGAAGCCGTGCGGATATTCAATCGCTTCTACACGCGCCAGATCGGCTTGCTGCAGGAGGGATTGCTCAGGAGCAATTTCTCGCTGACCGAGGCGCGGGTTCTTTATGAGCTGGCGAACCGCGAGGGCCTGACGGCGAGCGACCTGACGCGCGAGCTGGGGCTCGATGCCGGCTACCTCAGCCGGCTTCTGAAGAAGTTCGAGACCCGCCGTCTGCTGACGCGCGCACCGTCCACGCTCGATGGCCGCCAGACGGTTCTGTCATTGACCGTTGCCGGCCGCGCAGCCTTTGCGCCGCTGAACCGCGCATCCGCAGAAGAGGTCGCCACGCTGCTGGGGCGTCTTTCCGTCGAGGATCGGGAAAAGGTGGTGAAGGCGATGCAGGCCGTGCAGCGCCTGCTTGGCGGCGCGGAGCCGAAGGAACCCTACATTCTGCGGCCGTTGCAGGTCGGCGACATCGGCTGGATCACGCACCGGCAGGGTGTGCTTTACGCGCAGGAATATGGTTTCGACGGGAGCTACGAGGCGCTGGTGGCGGAAATCCTCAGCACCTTCGTCCGGGATTTCGACCCGCAATGGGAGCGGGCCTGGATCGCCGAACGGGATGGCGAGGTGGTCGGCTCGGTCTTCATCGTGCGCAAATCCGAAACCGTCGCCAAGCTCAGGCTGCTCTATGTCGATCCATCGGCGCGCGGCCTCGGCATCGGGCGCCGGCTGGTCGAGGAGTGTATCTCCTTTGCCCGTTCCAAGGGCTACAAGACGATGACGCTATGGACCAACGACATACTGCTGGCTGCCCGGCACATCTATCAGACGGCGGGGTTCAAGCTGGTTGAGGAAGATCGCCACCACTCCTTCGGCCAGGATCTGGTCGGGCAGACGTGGGAGCTGGAGCTTTGA
- a CDS encoding VOC family protein: MIRVKLTSVLVDDQQKAKVFYTEKLGFALKRDIPFGNGASWLTVTAADEPDGTELLLEPVHGVAEAVTFQKALFAAGIPITAFGVDDIHAEYARLTLLGVEFRGSPTKPASGPTTVALNDTCGNYIQLFQIDEAN, encoded by the coding sequence ATGATCCGGGTAAAACTCACCAGCGTGCTGGTCGATGACCAGCAGAAGGCGAAGGTTTTCTATACGGAAAAGCTTGGCTTTGCGCTCAAGCGCGACATTCCCTTCGGCAATGGCGCAAGCTGGCTGACGGTGACGGCCGCTGACGAACCGGACGGCACCGAACTGTTGCTCGAACCGGTGCATGGCGTTGCCGAAGCGGTGACGTTCCAGAAGGCCCTGTTCGCCGCCGGCATCCCGATCACGGCCTTCGGCGTCGACGACATCCACGCCGAATATGCGCGGCTGACATTGCTTGGCGTCGAGTTTCGCGGCTCGCCGACGAAACCGGCAAGCGGGCCGACCACCGTCGCGCTCAACGACACTTGCGGCAATTACATCCAGCTTTTCCAGATCGACGAGGCGAACTGA
- a CDS encoding metalloregulator ArsR/SmtB family transcription factor: MEDAAPDVNGRDVSLTRQSISSGVIEPKGLQFFIRLILNHMVLDDTPALDGIFRALSDPTRRAMLRSLTAREQNIGELAAPFDMSFAAASKHIRVLEAAGLVRRRVEGRSHICRIEPAPLKAADEWLRFYENYWLDRLDTLEAILRAEDEQKQGEPP, from the coding sequence GTGGAGGACGCCGCGCCCGATGTCAATGGCCGCGACGTTTCGCTCACCCGTCAGTCTATATCGAGCGGCGTTATTGAACCAAAGGGTTTACAGTTTTTTATCAGGCTGATATTGAACCATATGGTTTTAGATGACACCCCCGCCCTGGACGGTATTTTCCGTGCGCTGTCGGACCCGACGCGGCGGGCGATGCTGCGCAGCCTGACGGCCCGCGAGCAGAATATCGGCGAGCTGGCAGCCCCCTTCGACATGTCGTTTGCCGCAGCCTCGAAGCATATCCGCGTACTGGAAGCGGCAGGCCTCGTCCGGCGCCGCGTCGAGGGCCGCTCGCATATCTGCCGTATCGAGCCCGCGCCGCTGAAAGCCGCCGACGAATGGCTGCGCTTCTACGAGAATTACTGGCTGGACCGGCTCGACACGCTCGAGGCCATCTTGCGCGCCGAGGATGAACAAAAGCAGGGAGAACCGCCATGA
- the ispG gene encoding flavodoxin-dependent (E)-4-hydroxy-3-methylbut-2-enyl-diphosphate synthase has protein sequence MTGYFSSPFPRRHSVGVDVGGVIVGGSAPVVVQSMTNTDTADIDQTVAQVAALHRAGSEIVRITVDRDESAAAVPAIRERLERLGINVPLVGDFHYIGHKLLADHPACAEALAKYRINPGNVGFKDKKDKQFAAIVEMAIRYDKPVRIGVNWGSLDQELLTKLMDENQNSGSPLTAQEVTREAIVQSALISADLAEEIGLPRDKIILSAKVSQVQDLIAVYTMLAQRSDHALHLGLTEAGMGSKGIVASSAAMGILLQQGIGDTIRISLTPEPNGDRTREVQVSQELLQTMGFRQFVPIVAACPGCGRTTSTVFQELAQNIQADLRKNMPVWRDKYPGVEELKVAVMGCIVNGPGESKHADIGISLPGTGEMPAAPVFIDGKKAVTLRGPSIAEDFERLVADYIEQRFGRGKQAAE, from the coding sequence ATGACCGGATATTTTTCCTCCCCATTTCCCCGCCGCCACTCGGTCGGCGTCGACGTCGGTGGCGTGATCGTCGGCGGCAGTGCGCCGGTCGTCGTTCAGTCGATGACCAATACGGACACCGCCGATATCGACCAGACCGTGGCGCAGGTTGCGGCACTCCATCGTGCCGGTTCCGAGATCGTGCGCATCACGGTCGACCGCGACGAATCGGCTGCCGCAGTGCCCGCGATCCGCGAGCGGCTGGAGCGGCTGGGCATCAATGTGCCGCTGGTCGGCGACTTCCATTATATCGGCCACAAGCTGCTGGCCGATCATCCGGCCTGCGCCGAGGCGCTGGCGAAATACCGCATCAATCCGGGCAATGTCGGCTTCAAGGACAAGAAGGACAAGCAGTTCGCGGCGATCGTCGAAATGGCGATCAGATACGACAAGCCGGTTCGCATCGGCGTCAACTGGGGTTCGCTCGACCAGGAGCTTCTGACGAAGCTGATGGACGAGAACCAGAACAGCGGCTCGCCGCTGACGGCGCAGGAAGTGACGCGCGAGGCGATCGTGCAGTCGGCGCTGATCTCGGCCGACCTTGCCGAAGAGATCGGCCTGCCGCGCGACAAGATCATCCTGTCGGCCAAGGTCAGCCAGGTGCAGGACCTGATCGCCGTCTATACGATGCTGGCGCAGCGCTCCGACCATGCGCTGCATCTCGGCCTCACCGAGGCCGGCATGGGCTCCAAGGGCATCGTCGCCTCGTCGGCGGCCATGGGCATCCTGTTGCAGCAGGGCATCGGCGACACGATCCGCATTTCGCTGACGCCGGAGCCGAATGGCGACCGTACCCGCGAGGTGCAGGTGTCGCAGGAACTTCTGCAGACCATGGGTTTCCGCCAGTTCGTGCCGATCGTGGCGGCATGCCCAGGCTGTGGCCGCACGACCTCGACGGTGTTCCAGGAACTGGCCCAGAACATCCAGGCCGATCTGCGCAAGAACATGCCGGTGTGGCGCGACAAATATCCGGGCGTCGAAGAGCTCAAGGTCGCGGTCATGGGCTGCATCGTCAACGGACCCGGCGAATCGAAGCATGCCGATATCGGCATTTCACTGCCCGGTACCGGCGAGATGCCGGCAGCTCCCGTCTTCATCGACGGCAAGAAGGCGGTGACGCTGCGCGGGCCCTCTATTGCCGAGGATTTCGAAAGGCTGGTCGCCGACTATATCGAGCAGCGGTTCGGCCGCGGCAAGCAGGCAGCAGAGTAG
- a CDS encoding lytic transglycosylase domain-containing protein, with the protein MRSLAKAALLFCAIAWSDTALADPPGRTKPVTVGRICNLIDTHAGRFGVPRDFFARLIWKESRFDANAVSPAGAEGIAQFMPGTARIRGLADPFDIEQAIEASAKYLGELKTGFGNLGLAAAAYNAGETRVSRWLSSGGFLPMETENYVLDIMGEPADNFTNASYAGTIHPLDKKQEFSEACRRLPIVKAATIPMARINVKPWGIQVAGNFRQSAAIRQWQRERAKFPALLRGYDPVVSRIRSPIGRRGIYAVRIGADNRATADIICQKLRGAGGACVVMRNR; encoded by the coding sequence ATGCGCAGCCTCGCAAAAGCAGCCCTGCTCTTTTGCGCGATCGCCTGGAGCGACACAGCCCTTGCCGACCCGCCCGGACGGACAAAACCGGTGACGGTCGGCCGCATCTGCAACCTCATCGACACCCATGCCGGCCGCTTCGGCGTGCCGCGCGATTTCTTTGCCCGCCTGATCTGGAAGGAAAGCCGCTTCGACGCCAATGCGGTCAGCCCGGCAGGCGCGGAAGGCATTGCCCAGTTCATGCCCGGCACGGCCAGGATACGCGGGCTGGCCGACCCGTTCGACATCGAGCAGGCGATCGAGGCATCGGCCAAATATCTCGGCGAGCTCAAAACCGGCTTCGGCAACCTCGGCCTGGCGGCTGCCGCCTACAATGCCGGCGAGACGCGGGTGTCGCGCTGGCTCTCTTCAGGCGGCTTCCTGCCCATGGAAACGGAAAACTACGTACTCGACATCATGGGCGAGCCGGCCGACAATTTCACCAACGCTTCCTATGCCGGCACCATTCACCCGCTCGACAAGAAGCAGGAGTTTTCCGAAGCCTGCCGCAGGCTGCCCATCGTCAAGGCAGCGACGATCCCCATGGCCCGCATCAACGTCAAGCCGTGGGGCATTCAGGTGGCGGGCAATTTCCGCCAGTCGGCCGCCATCCGCCAATGGCAGCGCGAGAGGGCGAAATTCCCAGCGCTGCTGCGTGGCTATGATCCGGTGGTCAGCCGCATACGCTCGCCCATCGGCCGGCGCGGCATCTATGCGGTCAGGATAGGGGCCGACAACCGTGCCACGGCCGACATCATCTGCCAGAAGTTGCGTGGCGCCGGCGGCGCCTGCGTGGTGATGCGAAACAGGTAG
- the ggt gene encoding gamma-glutamyltransferase, which yields MEKSFRRSIILAITSAVGFIPLSSAFAVSPEPLEAEHGMVVTAQHLASEVGVDVLKKGGNAVDAAVAVGYALAVVYPTAGNIGGGGFMTIRLKDGKTTFLDFRERAPLASTKTMYLDDKGEFIKGLSTSGYLAVGVPGSVMGFETARTKYGELSREDLMAPAIRLAKEGFALEEGDATSLEGGAKKLAKDPAAAAIFLKPDGKPYAAGETLVQPELAASLSSISEKGPDAFYKGPIADAIVNASMSMKGILAKEDFEQYSVRELEPIKCNYRGYEIVSSPPPSSGGVIICEILNVLEGYPLSYLGYGSADTTHVMIEAMRHAYVDRNTALGDPDFVKNPVEKLLDKNHAREIRTKISPFKAGVSQDLKPEGFGESNETTHYSIVDDEGNAVAVTYTLNGSFGAGVVAPGTGILLNNEMDDFTAKPGVPNLYGLVQGEANAIEPKKTPLSSMSPTIVSKDGKPFMVIGSPGGARIITITLEAIVNVIDHGMNIQEAIDAPRIHHQWLPDKVYMEPYALSPDTRRLLTGMGHDVDIDPDWTIWGQAAGIIIGGKSVAEIEKGGGARYYGAMDSRAAAGAPRGY from the coding sequence ATGGAAAAATCCTTTCGCAGATCGATCATCCTTGCCATTACCAGCGCGGTCGGCTTCATCCCATTATCGTCCGCCTTCGCCGTATCGCCCGAGCCGCTGGAAGCGGAGCACGGCATGGTGGTGACCGCGCAGCATCTGGCGTCGGAGGTCGGTGTCGACGTGCTGAAGAAGGGCGGCAACGCCGTGGATGCGGCGGTTGCGGTCGGCTACGCGCTGGCAGTGGTCTACCCGACCGCCGGCAATATCGGCGGCGGCGGCTTCATGACCATCCGCCTGAAGGACGGCAAGACGACCTTCCTGGATTTCCGCGAGCGCGCGCCGCTTGCCTCGACCAAGACGATGTATCTCGACGACAAGGGCGAATTCATAAAGGGCCTGAGCACCAGCGGCTATCTGGCCGTTGGCGTGCCGGGCTCGGTCATGGGGTTTGAGACGGCCCGGACCAAATATGGAGAACTCTCGCGTGAGGATCTTATGGCGCCGGCGATACGTCTGGCCAAGGAAGGTTTTGCGCTGGAGGAGGGTGACGCGACCTCGCTGGAGGGTGGCGCCAAGAAGCTGGCCAAGGATCCCGCGGCGGCAGCGATTTTCCTCAAGCCGGATGGCAAGCCCTACGCTGCCGGCGAGACGCTTGTTCAGCCTGAACTTGCCGCATCGCTTTCCAGCATTTCGGAAAAGGGGCCGGACGCTTTCTACAAGGGCCCGATTGCCGACGCGATCGTCAATGCCAGCATGTCGATGAAGGGCATTCTGGCGAAGGAGGATTTCGAGCAGTACTCGGTGCGCGAACTGGAGCCGATCAAGTGCAATTATCGCGGCTATGAGATCGTCTCCTCGCCGCCGCCGAGTTCGGGTGGGGTGATCATCTGCGAAATCCTCAACGTGCTGGAAGGCTATCCGCTTTCCTATCTCGGCTACGGTTCGGCCGACACCACACATGTCATGATCGAGGCGATGCGGCATGCCTATGTCGATCGCAATACGGCGCTTGGCGATCCTGATTTCGTGAAAAATCCGGTCGAGAAGCTGCTCGACAAGAATCATGCCAGGGAAATCCGCACCAAGATCAGCCCGTTCAAAGCGGGCGTTTCGCAGGATCTGAAGCCGGAGGGTTTTGGCGAGAGCAACGAGACGACGCATTATTCCATCGTCGATGACGAGGGCAACGCGGTCGCCGTCACCTACACGCTCAACGGCTCTTTCGGCGCCGGCGTCGTGGCGCCGGGAACCGGTATCCTGCTCAACAACGAAATGGACGATTTCACCGCCAAGCCGGGCGTGCCCAATCTCTACGGGCTGGTTCAGGGCGAAGCTAATGCGATCGAGCCGAAGAAGACGCCGCTGTCCTCGATGAGCCCGACCATCGTCTCCAAGGATGGCAAGCCGTTCATGGTCATCGGCAGCCCCGGCGGGGCGCGCATCATCACGATCACGCTGGAAGCGATCGTCAACGTCATCGATCACGGCATGAACATCCAGGAAGCGATCGACGCGCCGCGCATCCACCACCAATGGCTGCCCGATAAGGTCTATATGGAGCCCTATGCGCTGTCGCCTGACACGCGGCGTCTGCTCACCGGCATGGGACATGATGTCGATATCGACCCGGACTGGACGATCTGGGGGCAGGCCGCGGGCATAATCATCGGCGGCAAGAGCGTGGCCGAAATCGAGAAGGGCGGCGGCGCGCGCTATTACGGTGCGATGGACAGCCGCGCCGCTGCGGGAGCGCCGCGTGGCTATTAA
- a CDS encoding response regulator, whose translation MPDYSLFIRSIRIRYLSGLLIFALTSGAIFYTLNSMNQLRNAIDQIGGNLTTLGRDLRNATTFSETATTAWRADTRADLSNAASGHANRLQEKIDALTADLAAVRNDLSAKTIGDLDSASVNGDLFWSARDIVRNLGVLAGAQKIDEWGNREIRNQNDLFAQPLLIRARTALDRERAFVEHRSDTFLSYAGLALIAVLGLVALWIFRPMEKAIRKAFAESAESLFQAEAADRAKSEFLANMSHEIRTPMNGVLGMAELLAKTELTARQKTFTDVIVKSGNALLTIINDILDFSKINAGQLTLDPAPFRLSEAVEDVATLVSARVAEKNLELIVRVDPRLPAHVVGDVGRFRQIITNMLGNAVKFTEKGHVLIDVSGTVEDGTVQLKVRVEDTGIGIPAEKLQTVFEKFAQVDNSSTRRHEGTGLGLAIAARLVDLMGGTIGIESEVGRGSVFWFTVPLPAHEATAQTEIVPTDVTGARVLVIDDNPVNRDILLEQLRSWGFDCAAAETGAVGLAFLDRAHQLGATVDCVILDYQMPGMNGADVAKAMSSDSRLASIPVVLLTSVDQVDFGRLVLDYGIAAHLTKPARSAILLGTVIGAIQKARTQLGKAAQFVREAAPVVAPAPAPKPATPAFTVLRGSAATTPMQSTAQPSANVPLDILVAEDNEVNQLVFGQILDGLGLSYRIAANGRTAVEMYRTFSPRLILMDVSMPEMNGYEATRAIRNAEAAIGAHTPIIGVTAHALKGDREKCIDAGMDDYLPKPISPDRLGTKIGAWLSETTELARTA comes from the coding sequence GTGCCAGATTATTCGCTGTTCATCCGTTCGATCCGGATCAGATATCTGTCGGGTTTGCTGATTTTCGCGCTGACCTCGGGCGCGATCTTCTACACGCTGAACAGCATGAACCAGCTGCGCAACGCGATCGACCAGATCGGCGGCAACCTCACCACGCTCGGGCGCGATCTTCGCAACGCCACGACATTCTCCGAGACCGCAACCACCGCCTGGCGCGCCGACACCCGCGCCGACCTTTCCAATGCCGCGAGCGGCCACGCCAACCGGCTGCAGGAAAAAATCGACGCGCTGACCGCCGATCTCGCCGCGGTGCGGAACGATCTTTCGGCAAAAACCATCGGTGATCTCGATTCCGCTTCGGTCAATGGCGACCTGTTCTGGTCGGCGCGCGATATCGTGCGCAATCTCGGCGTGCTTGCCGGTGCGCAGAAGATCGACGAATGGGGCAATCGCGAAATCCGCAACCAGAACGATCTTTTCGCCCAGCCTCTGCTGATCCGCGCCCGCACCGCACTCGATCGCGAGCGCGCATTCGTCGAGCACCGCAGCGACACGTTCCTGTCCTATGCCGGACTGGCGCTGATCGCGGTGCTTGGACTGGTTGCACTGTGGATATTCCGGCCGATGGAAAAGGCGATCCGCAAGGCCTTTGCCGAGTCGGCGGAATCACTGTTCCAGGCCGAGGCCGCCGACCGAGCCAAATCCGAATTCCTCGCCAATATGAGCCATGAAATCCGCACGCCGATGAACGGCGTTCTCGGCATGGCCGAGCTTCTGGCCAAGACCGAGCTGACGGCGCGCCAGAAGACCTTCACCGACGTGATCGTCAAATCCGGCAACGCACTGCTGACCATCATCAACGACATCCTCGATTTTTCGAAGATCAATGCCGGCCAGCTCACGCTCGACCCCGCACCGTTCCGGCTTTCGGAAGCGGTCGAGGACGTCGCCACGCTGGTTTCGGCACGCGTCGCCGAAAAGAACCTCGAGCTCATCGTGCGCGTCGATCCGCGCTTGCCAGCCCATGTCGTTGGCGATGTCGGGCGCTTCCGCCAGATCATCACCAACATGCTCGGCAATGCGGTGAAGTTCACCGAGAAGGGCCACGTTCTCATCGACGTTTCCGGCACGGTCGAGGATGGCACCGTGCAGTTGAAAGTTCGCGTCGAGGACACCGGCATCGGCATTCCCGCCGAGAAGCTGCAGACCGTGTTCGAGAAATTCGCGCAGGTCGACAATTCTTCCACGCGCCGTCACGAAGGCACCGGCCTGGGCCTCGCCATTGCCGCGCGGCTTGTCGACTTGATGGGCGGCACGATCGGTATCGAGAGCGAGGTCGGGCGTGGCTCCGTGTTCTGGTTCACCGTGCCACTGCCGGCGCATGAGGCCACCGCGCAGACCGAGATCGTGCCGACCGATGTCACCGGCGCGCGCGTTCTGGTCATCGACGACAATCCGGTCAACCGCGACATCCTGCTCGAACAGCTCAGAAGCTGGGGCTTCGATTGCGCCGCTGCGGAGACGGGCGCCGTCGGCCTCGCCTTCCTCGACCGCGCCCACCAGCTCGGCGCGACGGTGGACTGCGTCATCCTCGACTACCAGATGCCCGGCATGAACGGCGCCGACGTCGCCAAGGCGATGTCCTCCGACAGCCGGCTTGCCTCCATCCCCGTCGTGCTGCTCACTTCGGTCGACCAGGTCGATTTCGGCCGCCTCGTGCTCGACTATGGCATTGCCGCCCACCTGACCAAGCCGGCCCGTTCGGCGATACTTCTGGGCACCGTCATCGGCGCGATCCAGAAGGCGCGCACCCAGCTTGGCAAGGCGGCGCAATTCGTGCGCGAGGCCGCACCTGTTGTCGCACCAGCGCCGGCGCCCAAACCCGCAACACCTGCCTTCACCGTCTTGCGCGGCTCGGCTGCCACGACGCCCATGCAGAGCACGGCACAGCCCTCGGCCAATGTACCGCTCGACATCCTCGTGGCCGAGGACAACGAGGTGAACCAGCTTGTCTTCGGCCAGATCCTCGACGGTCTCGGCCTATCCTACAGGATCGCCGCCAACGGCCGCACCGCGGTGGAGATGTACCGCACCTTCAGCCCGCGCCTGATCCTGATGGATGTGTCGATGCCGGAGATGAATGGCTACGAAGCAACACGCGCCATTCGCAACGCCGAGGCCGCCATCGGCGCGCATACGCCGATCATCGGCGTCACCGCCCATGCGCTGAAGGGCGACCGCGAGAAATGCATCGACGCCGGCATGGACGATTACCTGCCCAAGCCGATTTCGCCCGATCGTCTCGGCACCAAGATCGGCGCGTGGCTGAGCGAGACGACGGAGCTGGCACGGACAGCCTAG
- a CDS encoding polyprenyl synthetase family protein, with protein MIEEDILPFEAHLELRAQSVEALLRRLLDERILPGEIVRPGTLLAAMRHGVLNGGKRLRPFLVLESAALFEADGEAALRVAAALECVHCYSLIHDDLPAMDDDDLRRGQPTVHRAFDEASAILAGDSLLTYAFDIIADEATELPAQRKLDLVLGLSRAAGIGGMAGGQALDLEAERKRPDETGIITLQAMKTGALIRYGCEAGAILAGAAPADRERLAEFGSAIGLAFQLADDLLDLTSNAETMGKATGKDAAAGKATLVGLHGANWAQDQLHGLVEQAHLLLEPYGERAALLKDAASFVAERRK; from the coding sequence ATGATCGAGGAAGACATTTTGCCGTTCGAAGCCCACCTTGAGTTGCGTGCCCAGTCTGTCGAGGCGCTGCTGCGACGCCTGCTCGACGAGCGCATCCTGCCCGGCGAGATTGTGCGGCCGGGTACGCTGCTGGCCGCCATGCGCCATGGCGTGCTGAACGGCGGCAAGCGCCTGCGCCCCTTTCTGGTGCTGGAAAGTGCGGCTCTTTTTGAAGCAGACGGCGAGGCAGCACTGCGCGTCGCCGCAGCGCTCGAATGCGTGCACTGCTACTCGCTGATCCACGACGATCTGCCTGCCATGGACGACGACGATTTGCGCCGCGGCCAGCCGACCGTGCACCGCGCCTTCGACGAGGCCAGCGCCATCCTGGCCGGCGACAGCCTTTTGACCTACGCCTTCGACATTATCGCCGATGAGGCGACGGAACTGCCGGCGCAGCGAAAGCTCGACCTCGTGCTAGGCCTTTCGCGGGCAGCCGGCATCGGCGGCATGGCCGGCGGCCAGGCGCTCGACCTCGAGGCAGAGCGCAAGCGCCCCGACGAGACCGGCATCATCACGCTGCAGGCGATGAAGACCGGCGCGCTGATCCGTTACGGCTGCGAGGCCGGCGCCATCCTGGCCGGTGCCGCCCCCGCCGATCGCGAGCGGCTTGCTGAATTCGGCTCGGCCATCGGCCTTGCCTTCCAGCTTGCCGACGACCTGCTCGACCTGACGTCCAACGCGGAAACCATGGGCAAGGCGACCGGCAAGGATGCTGCCGCCGGCAAGGCGACGCTGGTCGGATTGCATGGCGCGAACTGGGCTCAGGACCAACTGCACGGCCTGGTGGAACAGGCGCATCTTCTGCTTGAGCCCTACGGCGAACGCGCCGCCCTCTTGAAAGATGCGGCCAGCTTCGTCGCCGAGCGGCGCAAATAG
- the mtgA gene encoding monofunctional biosynthetic peptidoglycan transglycosylase, producing the protein MAPRRKARSLGDMRVWVRRAILAAIGVALIPAVLTFLYMLPFIHPVSTLMLKDLATFSGYDRRWVSIDDVAPVLAHSVIMSEDGQFCSHRGIDWGELRLVIDDALAGEATRGASTIPMQTVKNLYLWQGRSMIRKGLEVPLAVYFDAVLSKKRIMEIYLNIAEWGPGIYGIEAAAQHHFGVPAKQLTARQAALLAVTLPNPIDRNPARAGAGLKRLANLVQRRASRAGAYVGCVD; encoded by the coding sequence ATGGCACCGAGGCGGAAGGCAAGATCGCTCGGCGATATGCGCGTGTGGGTTCGCCGCGCCATCCTCGCGGCCATCGGCGTTGCGCTGATTCCCGCTGTGCTGACGTTTCTCTACATGCTGCCCTTCATACATCCGGTCTCGACCTTGATGCTGAAGGATCTGGCGACTTTCTCCGGCTACGACCGGCGCTGGGTTTCGATCGACGATGTCGCGCCGGTGCTGGCGCACTCCGTCATCATGTCGGAAGATGGCCAGTTCTGCTCGCACCGGGGCATCGACTGGGGCGAACTGCGGCTGGTGATAGACGATGCGCTGGCCGGGGAGGCGACGCGCGGTGCATCGACCATTCCCATGCAGACGGTGAAGAACCTTTATCTCTGGCAAGGCCGCTCGATGATCCGTAAGGGGCTGGAGGTACCGCTGGCGGTCTATTTCGATGCGGTCCTGTCGAAGAAGCGGATCATGGAGATCTATCTCAACATCGCCGAGTGGGGGCCGGGCATCTATGGCATCGAGGCCGCCGCCCAGCATCATTTCGGCGTCCCGGCCAAGCAACTGACGGCACGGCAGGCCGCCCTGCTTGCGGTGACGCTGCCCAATCCGATCGACCGCAACCCGGCGAGAGCCGGTGCCGGCTTGAAGCGGCTCGCCAACCTCGTCCAGCGCCGGGCTTCACGCGCTGGCGCCTATGTCGGCTGCGTCGACTAG